The Amycolatopsis sp. DG1A-15b genome window below encodes:
- a CDS encoding TetR/AcrR family transcriptional regulator, with protein MTRPGGRSARVRDAVHDAVVELLAAGEIDAAIPKIAERAGVNPTSIYRRWGSRDALLLDAAVTRLRSTSPIPDTGSLRGDLLGWAEGVERAMRDRHGQILLRALVATLRPDEKPIEYLQARGDDLQAALDKAAARGEPVPSVDEVLDFVLAPLYLRVLFRRPVEPGTGTVLVDRLLNARRAGPAPSAGRGG; from the coding sequence ATGACCCGACCCGGCGGCCGTAGCGCCCGTGTTCGCGACGCGGTGCACGACGCCGTCGTCGAGCTGCTCGCCGCCGGCGAGATCGACGCGGCGATCCCGAAGATCGCCGAGCGGGCGGGCGTGAACCCGACCAGCATCTACCGCCGCTGGGGCAGCCGCGACGCGCTGCTGCTCGACGCGGCGGTGACGCGCCTGCGCTCGACGTCCCCGATCCCGGACACCGGTTCGCTGCGCGGCGACCTGCTCGGCTGGGCCGAGGGCGTCGAACGCGCGATGCGCGACCGGCACGGCCAGATCCTGCTCCGCGCGCTCGTCGCCACCCTGCGGCCGGACGAGAAGCCGATCGAGTACCTCCAGGCCCGCGGTGACGACCTGCAGGCCGCCCTCGACAAGGCCGCGGCGCGGGGAGAGCCGGTGCCGTCGGTCGACGAGGTGCTCGACTTCGTCCTGGCCCCGCTCTACCTGCGCGTGCTGTTCCGGCGCCCGGTCGAGCCGGGCACCGGTACCGTGCTCGTCGACCGGCTGCTCAACGCGCGTCGAGCAGGTCCGGCTCCGAGCGCCGGCCGAGGTGGTTGA
- a CDS encoding rhomboid-like protein has translation MTTEAQSMLLRAERPVPSIAVARPRGPRTLLRYVPNPKTTPFTCGYLIVLLATTLLLEFADPAVTARLLQLSSTDAHNLWRRPLTSLLSSAIWLPGENWLVYALIFAIAVAPLERRFGARRTALVFFSGHIVATLVTELPVMALISAHVLPNSAGHWLDIGVSYGFFTTAGALVFLLPGRARLLALAAMEAFIAAIWLSDDPTALDSVVTLLGHAFAAHFGLLVCGPWLRERIRRPSPDSAG, from the coding sequence ATGACCACCGAAGCTCAGTCCATGCTGCTGAGAGCCGAACGGCCGGTCCCCTCGATCGCCGTTGCGCGCCCCCGCGGCCCGCGGACGTTGCTCCGGTACGTCCCCAACCCGAAGACCACGCCGTTCACCTGCGGCTACCTGATCGTCCTGCTGGCCACGACCCTGCTGCTCGAGTTCGCCGACCCGGCGGTGACGGCCCGGCTGCTCCAGCTGTCCAGCACCGACGCCCACAACCTGTGGCGGCGCCCGCTGACCTCCCTGCTGAGCAGCGCGATCTGGCTGCCCGGCGAAAACTGGCTCGTCTACGCCCTGATCTTCGCGATCGCCGTCGCGCCGTTGGAACGCCGGTTCGGTGCCCGCCGCACGGCGCTGGTGTTCTTCTCCGGCCACATCGTGGCCACCCTCGTCACCGAACTGCCGGTGATGGCCCTGATCAGCGCGCACGTGCTGCCGAACTCGGCCGGGCACTGGCTCGACATCGGCGTCAGCTACGGCTTCTTCACCACCGCCGGCGCGCTGGTGTTCCTGCTGCCCGGCCGCGCGCGCCTGCTGGCGCTGGCCGCGATGGAGGCGTTCATCGCGGCGATCTGGCTGAGCGACGACCCGACGGCCCTCGACTCGGTCGTCACGCTGCTCGGCCACGCGTTCGCCGCGCACTTCGGGCTGCTGGTCTGCGGACCGTGGCTGCGGGAGCGCATCCGCAGGCCGAGCCCGGATTCCGCCGGGTAG
- a CDS encoding pyridoxamine 5'-phosphate oxidase family protein — translation MARKMTKDEREAFLAEPQVGVLSVAAEPGRAPLTTPIWYRYEPGGDVVVMTSPGLRKARLIEAAGRFALCVQQQDGVYKYVSVEGPVVKSWPMTKAERHEMAARYLPPGVSEAYTDATDGAHGSNIAIVMRPERWNTSDFSDLSEQLA, via the coding sequence ATGGCCCGCAAGATGACCAAGGACGAGCGCGAAGCGTTCCTCGCCGAGCCGCAGGTCGGCGTGCTGAGCGTCGCGGCCGAGCCCGGGCGGGCGCCGCTGACCACGCCGATCTGGTACCGCTACGAGCCGGGTGGCGACGTCGTCGTGATGACCTCACCCGGTCTGCGGAAAGCCCGGCTGATCGAGGCGGCCGGCCGGTTCGCGCTGTGCGTCCAGCAGCAGGACGGCGTCTACAAGTACGTCTCGGTCGAGGGCCCGGTCGTGAAGTCGTGGCCGATGACGAAGGCGGAGCGGCACGAGATGGCGGCCCGCTACCTGCCGCCGGGGGTGAGCGAGGCCTACACCGACGCGACCGACGGGGCCCACGGGAGCAACATCGCGATCGTGATGCGCCCGGAGCGCTGGAACACCTCGGACTTCAGCGACCTCTCGGAGCAGCTGGCCTGA
- a CDS encoding nucleobase:cation symporter-2 family protein, which yields MTESAVHPVDQGLPAGRLALLGLQHMSIMYAGSVAVPLIVGSALKLDPATIGLLVNADLLVAGIATLIQAVGIGKLLGIRLPVVAGATFTVVNPMILIAAQYGLPAVYGAMIASGVFGLLIARPFAKLIRFFPPLVTGTLLLVIGVSLLGPGAAMIAGHDTTAPDYAAPSHLGLAFGVLALLVLFTRVLRGFANQIGPLLALAIGLVVAIPMGLVHWDGLRAAGWFGLASPFHFGAPTFPVAAILSMCVVMLVTFTESTADMIAVGEITGRPPTDADLARGLATDGVSAVLGGVMNSFPDTAFAQNVGLVRMTGVRSRWVVAVTGGILVLMGLVPKVGAFIAAIPEPVVGGVAVVMFAMVAAVGAQNLRTVEFSGNHNTFVVAVALGVGLLPAFAPDIFKHFPAWLQTICGSSITVAAVLAFVLNLLFNHLGRRSEPDLLDAR from the coding sequence ATGACGGAATCCGCGGTCCACCCGGTCGACCAGGGGCTGCCCGCCGGCCGGCTGGCCCTGCTCGGCCTCCAGCACATGTCGATCATGTACGCCGGTTCGGTCGCGGTGCCGCTGATCGTCGGCAGCGCGCTGAAGCTCGACCCGGCGACGATCGGGCTGCTGGTCAACGCCGATCTGCTGGTCGCGGGCATCGCGACGCTCATACAGGCCGTCGGCATCGGGAAACTGCTGGGCATCCGGCTGCCGGTGGTGGCGGGGGCGACGTTCACCGTCGTCAACCCGATGATCCTCATCGCGGCCCAGTACGGCCTGCCCGCGGTCTACGGCGCGATGATCGCGTCCGGCGTGTTCGGGCTGCTCATCGCGAGGCCGTTCGCGAAGCTGATCCGGTTCTTCCCGCCGCTGGTCACCGGGACCCTGCTGCTGGTCATCGGTGTCTCGCTGCTCGGCCCGGGCGCGGCGATGATCGCCGGCCACGACACGACGGCACCGGACTACGCGGCGCCGTCGCACCTCGGGCTGGCGTTCGGCGTGCTCGCGCTGCTCGTGCTCTTCACCCGGGTGCTGCGCGGGTTCGCCAACCAGATCGGGCCGCTGCTCGCGCTGGCCATCGGGCTGGTCGTGGCGATCCCGATGGGACTGGTGCACTGGGACGGCCTGCGCGCGGCCGGCTGGTTCGGGCTCGCGTCGCCGTTCCACTTCGGCGCGCCGACGTTCCCGGTCGCGGCGATCCTGTCGATGTGCGTGGTCATGCTGGTGACGTTCACCGAGTCGACCGCCGACATGATCGCCGTCGGCGAGATCACCGGGCGCCCGCCGACCGACGCCGACCTCGCGCGCGGCCTGGCCACCGACGGCGTCTCGGCGGTGCTCGGCGGGGTGATGAACTCCTTCCCCGACACGGCGTTCGCGCAGAACGTCGGCCTGGTGCGGATGACCGGCGTGCGCAGCCGCTGGGTCGTCGCGGTGACCGGCGGGATCCTGGTGCTGATGGGCCTGGTGCCGAAGGTCGGCGCGTTCATCGCGGCCATCCCGGAACCGGTGGTCGGCGGGGTCGCCGTCGTGATGTTCGCGATGGTCGCCGCGGTCGGCGCCCAGAACCTCCGGACGGTGGAGTTCTCCGGCAACCACAACACCTTCGTCGTCGCGGTGGCCCTCGGTGTGGGCCTGCTGCCGGCGTTCGCGCCGGACATCTTCAAGCACTTCCCGGCCTGGCTGCAGACGATCTGCGGCAGCTCGATCACGGTGGCGGCGGTGCTCGCCTTCGTGCTGAACCTGCTGTTCAACCACCTCGGCCGGCGCTCGGAGCCGGACCTGCTCGACGCGCGTTGA